One stretch of Oceanipulchritudo coccoides DNA includes these proteins:
- the atpG gene encoding ATP synthase F1 subunit gamma, producing MPNTRDIRNRIRGVKNTQKITRAMQLVAASKMKKAQDRALQGRPYAKQLSRMLASLNGKIEDFNHPFLEEREIKKRGILVISTDRGLCGSLNANLFREITNIERDSAGFITIGRKARQFISRTGRDLLADFPISEEAHFKELRPVVEFLVEQFKEGAIDTIEVLYPRFKNTLVQEPTRIPFLPLASLDEYVEDQAEANHEKLLEDSRELVFEPNPEIILTELLERFVKREIYQMLVDARASEHSARMVAMKAATDNANKLTDSLTLQYNKARQAGITQEILEITAAAQH from the coding sequence ATGCCAAATACCCGCGACATACGAAACCGGATCCGAGGGGTTAAGAATACCCAGAAGATCACCCGGGCGATGCAACTGGTAGCGGCTTCCAAGATGAAGAAGGCTCAGGACCGGGCATTGCAGGGGCGTCCCTACGCAAAGCAATTAAGCCGGATGCTGGCCTCCCTGAACGGCAAGATCGAGGACTTCAACCATCCGTTCCTTGAGGAACGTGAGATCAAGAAACGCGGAATTCTCGTCATTTCCACGGATCGAGGCCTCTGTGGCTCGTTGAACGCAAACTTGTTCCGCGAGATCACGAATATAGAGCGCGATTCTGCTGGCTTTATCACCATCGGGCGCAAAGCCCGCCAGTTCATTTCCCGTACTGGACGCGACCTGCTCGCCGATTTCCCTATTTCCGAGGAAGCGCACTTCAAGGAGTTACGCCCGGTCGTGGAATTTCTTGTCGAGCAGTTCAAGGAAGGTGCTATCGACACGATCGAGGTCCTTTACCCGCGTTTCAAAAACACGCTTGTGCAGGAGCCGACCCGCATCCCGTTCCTGCCCTTGGCCAGCCTCGATGAATATGTCGAGGACCAGGCGGAGGCAAATCACGAAAAATTGCTGGAAGATTCCCGCGAACTGGTATTCGAGCCGAATCCGGAAATCATTCTTACCGAACTGCTTGAGCGCTTTGTGAAACGGGAGATCTATCAGATGCTCGTCGATGCCCGGGCTTCGGAGCACAGCGCCCGGATGGTCGCCATGAAGGCTGCGACCGACAACGCCAATAAACTCACCGACAGCCTTACGCTTCAATACAACAAGGCCCGGCAGGCCGGCATTACCCAGGAAATCCTGGAAATTACCGCCGCCGCCCAACACTAA